The Fragaria vesca subsp. vesca linkage group LG2, FraVesHawaii_1.0, whole genome shotgun sequence genome includes a window with the following:
- the LOC101305723 gene encoding uncharacterized protein LOC101305723, protein MAYHTRSNSFPSSPHPIIQEVEEQLCRLRSSEATSTSSSTISHKLSGLQDLHDCADRLLQLPLTQQALAQEQHQKWANELLDGSLHLLDVCSVAKDALSQTKECVQDLQSIIRRRHGDDSAVLTSEARKYLTSRKTVKKVLYKALENLRAPVNKSTFSSVNKEEVTIVSKLRDVEAVTVSVFESVLSFISGPKSKSSSWSLVSKKVQSKKVACEEEIKVNEFEEVDAALKSLKSAHNQLNNLESCIQDQEEGLESLFRQLIKTRVSFLNILNH, encoded by the coding sequence ATGGCTTACCACACACGCTCTAACAGTTTTCCCTCAAGCCCACACCCCATCATTCAAGAAGTTGAGGAACAATTGTGCAGACTGAGGTCTTCAGAAGCCACATCCACATCTTCATCAACAATAAGCCACAAGCTAAGTGGTCTTCAAGACTTACATGATTGTGCTGATAGGTTGCTTCAGTTGCCCCTCACCCAACAAGCCTTAGCACAAGAGCAACATCAGAAGTGGGCTAATGAGCTATTAGATGGCTCTCTCCATCTCTTGGATGTATGCAGCGTTGCCAAGGATGCCCTATCACAAACCAAGGAGTGTGTACAAGACCTTCAATCAATCATTCGAAGAAGGCATGGAGATGATTCTGCAGTGCTCACAAGCGAGGCAAGGAAATACTTGACCTCCAGGAAGACAGTTAAAAAGGTACTCTACAAGGCTTTGGAGAACCTGAGGGCACCAGTAAACAAATCCACTTTCTCTTCCGTCAACAAGGAAGAAGTCACCATTGTTAGCAAGCTGAGAGATGTTGAAGCAGTCACTGTCTCAGTGTTTGAGTCAGTGCTATCCTTCATCTCTGGGCCAAAGTCCAAGTCTAGCAGCTGGTCATTGGTTTCCAAGAAAGTGCAATCAAAGAAAGTAGCTTGTGAAGAAGAAATAAAAGTAAATGAATTTGAAGAGGTGGATGCTGCATTAAAGTCACTCAAGAGTGCACACAACCAGCTTAACAATCTGGAATCATGCATTCAAGACCAAGAAGAAGGACTTGAAAGCCTATTTAGGCAATTAATCAAAACTAGAGTCTCGTTTCTGAATATCCTAAACCATTAG
- the LOC101306010 gene encoding uncharacterized protein LOC101306010 has protein sequence MAYHTRSNSFPSRLHPLIQEVDEHLCRLRSSEATSTSSSSISHKLSVLQDLLDCVNRFLQLQGTQQALAQEQQQKWDNELLDGSLRLLDICSTTKDSLSESKECIQDLQSIIRRKRGGENGLTSEVRKYLSSRKMVKKSIVKALGNLKAMENRSPFSSANKDQETIAIVSKLRDVEGVTLKVFESMLSFIAGTKLKPSSWSLVSKIVQSKRIACDEEPKLNEFAEVDVSLKSLKISDNAQNQLTNLESCIQDLEEGLESLFRQLIKNRASLLNILSH, from the coding sequence ATGGCTTACCACACTCGCTCTAACAGCTTCCCCTCCCGGCTGCACCCTCTCATTCAAGAAGTTGATGAGCATTTGTGCCGATTGAGGTCTTCTGAAGCCACATCCACATCTTCATCATCAATAAGCCACAAACTAAGCGTCCTGCAAGACTTGCTTGATTGTGTCAATAGGTTTCTTCAGTTGCAAGGCACCCAACAAGCATTAGCACAAGAGCAACAACAGAAATGGGATAATGAGCTATTGGATGGCTCTCTCCGGCTCTTGGATATTTGCAGCACCACAAAGGATTCCCTTTCAGAATCCAAGGAGTGCATACAAGACCTTCAATCAATCATTAGAAGAAAGCGGGGAGGTGAAAATGGACTCACAAGTGAGGTCAGGAAATACTTGAGCTCTCGGAAGATGGTGAAGAAGTCAATCGTCAAGGCTTTGGGAAATCTGAAGGCAATGGAAAACAGATCCCCTTTCTCTTCCGCCAACAAAGACCAAGAGACGATTGCCATCGTTAGCAAGCTAAGGGATGTTGAAGGAGTCACTCTTAAAGTCTTTGAATCCATGCTGTCCTTTATCGCTGGGACAAAGTTGAAGCCTAGCAGCTGGTCTTTGGTTTCCAAGATTGTGCAGTCTAAAAGAATAGCTTGTGATGAAGAACCAAAACTAAATGAATTTGCAGAGGTAGATGTGTCATTGAAGTCACTCAAGATTTCAGACAATGCACAAAACCAGCTTACCAATCTGGAGTCATGCATTCAAGATCTAGAAGAAGGACTAGAGAGCTTATTTAGGCAGTTGATCAAAAATAGAGCCTCCCTTCTCAACATCCTGAGCCACTAG
- the LOC101294997 gene encoding probable serine/threonine-protein kinase At4g35230-like: MGCCDSKFLTSESTHPEKVPTHHQQPHSGSRAPTHHPSLPAGSDPESGAAPPFSEFSFSDLKTATNNFSSDYIVSESGEKAPNVVYKGRLNNRRWIAVKKFTKLAWPDPKQFAEEAWGVGKLRHRRLANLIGYCCDGDERLLVAEYMPTDTLAKHLFHWENQTIEWAMRLRVAFHIAEALDYCSTEGRPLYHDLNAYRVLFDEDGDPRLSCFGLMRNSRDGKSYSTNLAYTPPEYLRNGRVTPESVIYSFGTVLLDLLSGKHIPPSHALDMIRGKNIILLMDSHLEGKFSTEEATVVVNLASQCLQYEPRERPNRKDLVSTLAPLQTKPDVPSYVMLGIPKHEEAPPTPQRPLSAMGEACSRMDLTAIHQILVMTHYRDDEGTNELSFQEWTQQMRDMLEARKRGDYAFRDKDFKAAIDCYSQFIDVGTMVSPTVFARRSLCYLLNEQPDAALRDAMQAQCVYPDWPTAFYMQSVALAKLDMHKDAGDMLNEATTLEEKRQRGGRGS, translated from the exons ATGGGTTGCTGTGATTCCAAGTTTCTTACATCCGAGAGTACTCACCCCGAGAAAGTCCCCACCCACCACCAACAACCCCACAGCGGCTCTCGGGCCCCGACCCACCACCCTTCTCTCCCCGCCGGATCCGACCCGGAATCCGGCGCCGCCCCGCCCTTCTCGGAATTCTCCTTCTCCGACCTCAAAACCGCCACCAACAACTTCAGCTCCGACTACATAGTATCTGAAAGTGGCGAGAAAGCCCCCAACGTTGTCTACAAGGGTAGGCTCAATAACCGCCGTTGGATCGCCGTCAAGAAGTTCACCAAGCTTGCGTGGCCCGATCCCAAGCAGTTTGCT GAGGAAGCTTGGGGTGTGGGGAAGCTGAGGCATAGGAGGCTTGCAAATCTAATTGGGTACTGCTGTGATGGTGATGAGAGGCTGCTTGTTGCTGAGTACATGCCTACTGATACTTTAGCCAAGCATTTGTTTCACT GGGAGAATCAAACCATTGAGTGGGCCATGCGTTTAAGAGTTGCTTTTCATATAGCTGAAGCTTTAGATTATTGTAGTACTGAGGGCCGTCCGTTATACCATGATTTGAATGCTTATAGGGTTCTCTTTGATGAG GATGGTGATCCACGTCTTTCATGTTTTGGCTTGATGAGGAATAGTAGGGATGGAAAGAGCTATAGCACAAATCTGGCTTATACACCACCAGAGTATTTAAGAAATG GAAGGGTCACTCCAGAAAGTGTTATCTACAGCTTTGGCACTGTCCTTTTAGATTTGCTAAGTGGAAAGCATATCCCTCCAAGTCAT GCTCTTGATATGATACGGGGGAAGAATATCATTCTCTTAATGGATTCGCATTTGGAGGGAAAGTTTTCTACTGAGGAAGCGACGGTGGTTGTCAATCTTGCCTCTCAATGTTTACAGTATGAGCCAAGAGAGCGGCCTAATAGAAAGGACCTTGTTTCTACACTTGCTCCACTGCAGACCAAACCTGAT GTTCCATCTTATGTCATGCTTGGAATTCCAAAGCATGAGGAAGCCCCACCAACCCCGCAACGGCCCCTTTCAGCAATGGGTGAGGCCTGCTCTCGAATGGACCTCACAGCGATCCATCAGATCTTGGTTATGACCCACTACAGAGATGATGAAGGAACCAATGAG TTATCCTTTCAAGAGTGGACCCAACAGATGAGAGACATGCTGGAGGCGAGGAAGCGAGGAGACTATGCGTTTCGTGACAAAGATTTTAAAGCTGCCATTGACTGCTACTCCCAG TTCATAGATGTTGGAACTATGGTGTCCCCCACTGTTTTTGCACGACGTAGTTTATGCTATCTGTTAAATGAGCAACCAGATGCTGCCCTTCGAGATGCAATGCAAGCTCAATGTGTCTATCCGGACTGGCCGACGGCCTTCTACATGCAGTCAGTTGCTCTTGCTAAGTTGGACATGCACAAGGACGCTGGTGACATGTTAAATGAAGCAACTACACTAGAAGAAAAGAGGCAAAGAGGTGGCAGGGGATCGTGA